The following is a genomic window from uncultured Draconibacterium sp..
TGCAAGATAGAAAATTTGTTGCTCGGCCAGATACATTGCATCTTTATTTTGGTCAAGCTTAATATTCAAATCAAAGTATGAATTGTCTGATTTGGAACTGCCAATTTTAAATTTGGCACGCGATAGGGCGGTAATATAATCGACGGCGTAATTTTTTTCGGCAGCCAGACACAGCAGCAGGTCGAAATCCATTTCGATGAAGTCACTTACTTTTTCGGGTTTTGGAATTCCCCACCAATTTCGGTCTTTTACTGTTAGCGAGTTGGTTTCGGCAGCTGGGTTTGAGTCGCTGTCGAATATACAGTAATCGCGGAATATTGCTCCCTGACGGTTGAAGTAATCGCGGAGATATTGCACGGCCGGCTTTTCCGATGGTTGCCAGAGTACTCCTACTTTTGAATGTAAAGCAAGATTTGGAATTACCGGTGTGCGTTGTTGCGCCGCCACCAGTTTATGGAGTTTTCGATAGGCATATTTTTCTTTCAATCCCATAATGCAGTGTCTTATTTTCTTTTCTTCTTTTTTGGATTACAGGTTTTGCAAAAATCACCCAGTCTACTCAGTTCTTCCAGCGACCATTTCATCCACTTATCAATTTCCGAATCGAGCGTACCGTTAAAGGTATCGCTTTCAACTTGCGACAGCAGTTTGGCGTGTTCGGCAACCGCTTTTTGGTGCAGTTCCGACGGGCCTTTTGTCAGCATCGTTTTGCGTTCTTCGAAAAACTTTTTGCGCAGATTACGCGCCTGTATTTCGTACAGGTTAAAAATAAGTTGCTGGTAGCGTAATAAACGGGCTGTGGCTTCTTCTGTCCCCTCGTCGATGTATGATGCGTCTTTTTGAAAATAGCACGATACATTTTTATTCATATTACGGATTAATAGCAGGTTCAGACCGTTTGTTTCGTACTTCACGGAAAAACTTCCCGAGGCCATTTGTATTTGCCCGCTGTTAGGTGCTTTTGCCTGAAAATCGCTTTTCTGAAGTTGATAGTCGGCCGACCACTCAATAACATTTTGAGCACGGGTCGTAACTGATAAGAGGAGTGTTATTGATAAAAGAAGAATTGTTTTTGTCATATTAAAAGCGGCGCGTTTAGCTTCAACTGAAATTTTTTGTGTCATTTTCTCTCTAAACTATTCGATCATTTTTAGGAAATCTTCCTCGCTGATCATTGGAATGCCCAGCTTCTCCACTTTTTGAAGTTTGCTTGGCCCAACATTACTTCCGGCAAGCATATAACTTGTTTTTTTAGAGATGGAGCCTACATTTTTACCGCCGTTTTGCTCAATCAGCTTCTTTAGTTCGTCGCGCGAATGTTGCTCGAAAGTTCCCGAAATAACAATGCTCAAACCCTCCAGTTTATTGGTTTGTCCTTCCAGCTGGTCTTCACTGATTGCAAACTGGAGTCCGTATGCTTTCAGGTTTTCGATAAATTGTAAATGCTCTTCGTTCGAAAACCACTCCACAACACTTTCTGCAATACGGTCGCCAATTTCATCAATTTCTACCAGTTGTTCTTTGGTTTGCTGCTGAATATTTTCAATGGTGTGCAGCTTTTTTACCAGCGTTTTAGCTACTGTTTCTCCAACAAAACGAATTCCCAGCGCAAAAAGTACCCGTTCGAACGGAACTTGTTTTGATGCTCCCAAACCATCAAGAATTCGCTGGGCCGATTTATCGGCCATACGTTCAAGGTTTAGCAGTTGCTCTTTTTGTAATTGATAGAGTTGGGTAATATTTTTAGCCAGTCCTTCATTGTAAAGCAGCTCTATGGTTTCCTGACCAATGCCATCAATATCCATTGCTTTGCGGCTCACAAAATGCTCCATTTTACCTTTTATTTGTGGCGGACAGGCATCTTCGTTCGGACAATAATGCGCGGCTTCTCCTTCTTTTCGTATCAGATTGGTTCCGCACTCAGGGCACGACTCAATAAACTGAACCGGTTGAAACATCGGATGTCGTTTGGCCGGATCAACGCCAGTAATTTTCGGAATGATTTCACCACCTTTTTCCACAAAAACAGTGTCGTCGATGTGCAAATCCAGGTTGTTAATAATATCGGCATTGTGCAACGACGCCCGTTTTACAATGGTTCCTGCAATAAGAACCGGTTCGAGATTAGCCACCGGCGTAACGGCACCTGTTCGCCCAACCTGGTACGAGACTGATTTTAGGATGGTTGCTACACTTTCTGCTTTAAACTTATAAGCAATGGCCCAGCGTGGCGACTTGGCGGTAAAACCAAGGTTCTTCTGTAATCTTCTGGAGTTTACTTTTATAACAACACCATCGGTGGCTACCGGCAGGTTAAAACGTTCGGTATCCCACTTTTCTATAAATGCGAACACTTCATCAATGTTCTTGCACAACTGTGTATGCTCCGAAATTTTAAAACCCCATTCGCGCGCTTTTTGCAGACTTTCGTAATGACCGTCTTCCGGTAAGTTTTCTCCAAGTACGTAATACAGGTAGGCATCCAGTTTTCGGGAAGCAACAATCGACGAGTTTTTCATTTTCAGTGTTCCGGCAGCGGTATTTCGCGGGTTGGCCAGCAAAGGCTCGCCGGCTTTTTCCAGTTCTGCATTCAGATTATTGAACACTTCAAATGGCATTAAAATTTCACCTCGAATCTCAAAATTATCCGGATAATCGTTTCCACGCAATTTTAAAGGAATCGATTGAATGGTGCGTACATTGGCCGTTACATCGTCGCCTTTCACTCCATCGCCACGGGTTACAGCGCGCACCAGTTCCCCATTTTCATAGGTAAGACTAATCGATGAGCCATCAAATTTCAACTCACACACATACTCAAAGTCGTCGGTTCCAATAATTTTCTGAATACGGCTGTCGAAATCCTGTAGCTCTTCTTTCGAGTAAGCATTTGATAACGACAACATGTTGTACTTGTGCGTAACCTGCTGAAAATCGGAACTCAAATCGCTTCCCACACGTTGCGTTGGCGAATTCGGGTCGTTAATGCTGTATTGTTTTTCAAGGCGCTCCAGCTCTTTTAATTTCATATCAAAATCAAAATCGCTGATTGATGGTTGCGCTAGTACGTAATACTTATAGTTGTGTTCGGCCAGTTCGGCCTGCAAATTTTTAATTCGTTGTAAATCCTGTTCGCTGCTCATTCGTGCACTAATTGTAAATGTTTCAAGATGATTTTTCAAAGATAATTTGTTGCGTTAAAAAATGTAAGGGTTTTACAATTTTTAATGGTACAAGGCTTTGGTACGCACGTCCGAACCTTCCGTACCTCGGTACAAGACCTTTGTACCATAGTACCGGTCTTTCGTACCAAAGTACCAGGCTTTCGTACTTCGGTAATTATCTTTCGTACGCCGGTACCAAAGGCAAGTACCAGGGTAATAATGCTTCGTACCAAAGTAATGATTCTTCGTACCAACCGATTAAACAATTTGTACTCAAAATTCTTTATGTAGTAAAAGGAGATACAATTATGGCATTTACACTCGAAATAGGCAAAAAAGCAATCGGTTTTGATCTTCCGGCTACCGACGGAAACAGCTATTCATTGGAAAGTTTTAAGGACTCGAAATATTTAGTGGTGTTTTTTACCTGCAATCATTGTCCGTATGTGATAAACAGCGACGAAGTTACCCGAAAAACGGCTGAGCGGTTCAAGCCGTTGGGCGTTGAGTTTGTCGGAATTAACTCGAACAGCAAGAATACTTACAAAGAGGATGATTTCGACCACATGGTGGAACGAATGAAAGAACACCAGTTTCCGTGGAAATATTTGTACGATGAATCGCAGGAAGTGGCGTTGGCTTACGGTGCGCTGCGAACTCCGCATTTTTATGTTTTTGATGAAAACCGCGAATTGGTGTACACCGGAAGGGGAGTTGATAGTCCGCGCGATGCCTCAAAAATTACGGTAAACGATCTGGCAAATGCGTTGGAAGAATTAACCCAGGGAAAGGTCATTTCTGTTCCGGTAACCAACCCGATTGGCTGCAATGTAAAATGGGATGGTAAAGAAAAACACTGGATGCCGGCCGATGCCTGCGATTTGGTTTGGTAGTGTTTCAAGGCAAAAGTTAAAAGTAAAAAGGCAAAAGTTGCGAGCTACGAGCTACGAGTGATAAGTTCTCAGTCTCAGTTCTCAGTCTCAGATTCCCATTTTACAATTTATCAATATTACAATTTAACAATCTCCTTCAATCACACTGTCTCAAAGTCTCAGTGCTCAATCTATTCAATCTCAAAACCAATCTCCATCAATCTGCTCATCCATCTTTCTTAAAAGCTTGTTAATAACTCCCTTTTTCATCCCACGTCATTCTTGTATATTTGCAGCACTTATGATTGTTTGTATTGCAGAGAAACCAAGTGTTGCCAAAGAAATTGCCCAGGTGATTGGGGCTGGTTCGCGAAGAGATGGTTATTACGAGGGAAATGGTTATCAGGTAACCTGGACCTTTGGTCATTTCTGTACGCTGTGGCCGCCCGAGGACTACGATTCCAAATGGAAACGCTGGGATTTGCATACATTACCCATGTTGCCCAAACGTTTCGAAACAAAGGTGATGACAGGCGATGGCGGTGTGACCAAACAATTTAATACCATTAAAAGCTTACTGGATAAAGCCGAACAGGTGATTAACTGCGGTGATGCCGGACAAGAAGGAGAGCTTATTCAGCGTTGGGTGATGAAAGAGGCCGGATATCAGGGAAAAGTGAAACGTTTATGGATTTCGTCGCTTACGAACGAGGCCATAAAAACCGGTTTTCAGAAATTGGAACCCGCCGAAAAATTTGATCACCTGTATTATGCTGGTAGCTCACGCGCTATTGGCGACTGGCTGCTGGGGATGAATGCCACACGTTTGTACACACTGAAATATGGTGGTTACAAACAGGTTTTGTCCATCGGGCGGGTGCAAACACCAACGCTGGCGATGCTGGTAACGCGCCATTACGAAATCGAGAATTTCAAACCTGAACCTTACTGGGAGTTGCAAACCACCTATCGCGAAACGGTTTTTAGCAATACCGAAGGAAAGTTCTTTAAAAAGGAAGACGGAGAAAAGCTGCTGAACCAGGTTTTGGGTAAGGATTTGTACATTACCGAAGTTGAAAAGAAAGACGGACAGGAATATGCGCCGAAACTTTTCGACCTTACCAGTTTGCAGGTGCATTGTAATACGCGTTTTGGATTAACGGCAGACGAAACCCTGAAGACCGTACAGCGTTTGTACGAAATGAAAGTAGTTACTTATCCGCGTGTTGATACCACTTTCTTGCCCAACGATCAGTATCCTAAAATACCCGGAATTTTAAAGGGACTAAAAAGTTATAGTGAGTTGGCGCAGCCATTGTTGGCAAAGAAAATCCGAAAGTCGACCAAAATTTTTAACGATAAAAAAGTTACCGATCACCATGCGATTATTCCAACAGGTGAAGAGAAATTGCTGGGCGGTAACGAAAAAAAGGTTTACGATGCCATTGCGCGACGTTTTCTGGCTGCATTTTATCCCGACTGTAAGGTTGCAAAAACACAGGTAAAGGCTGAAGTTGATACGGTTCAGTTTGTAGCCACCGGGAAACAAATTCTGCAACCCGGTTGGCGTGTTGTTTTTCAGGATGAGAATTCGAAGAGTGGTGACGGCGATACTATTCTGCCTGTTTTTGAGAAAGGAGAACACGGGCCGCACGAGCCATCTTTTACCGAAAAAGAAACAAAACCACCGCGTTATTACACCGAAGCTTCGTTGCTGCGTGCCATGGAAACTGCCGGTAAAAATGTGGATGACGATGAGTTGCGCGACCTGATGAAAGCCAATGGTATCGGTCGTCCATCAACACGTGCTGCTATTATCGAGACCTTGTTCCGTCGTAAATATATTGAGCGACAGAAAAAGCAAATCCACCCAACTAGAATGGGAATTCAATTGATTGATATCATTCATAATGAACTATTAAAATCGGCAGAATTAACTGGGCAGTGGGAGAAACGGTTGCGTGACATTGAGCAGGGAGAATACAGCGCTTCGAAATTTATCTACGAGATGAAACGTATGGTTTACGATCTGGTCGTAGAGGTGATGCGCGATCGCAGCTCGGTAAAACTGGCCGCACCGGAACCGGAAAACAAGGCAAAAGGTAAAAGGCAAAAGGCAAAAGGTAAAAAGGCGGCTAATAGTGGCAACGATGAAATGATCTGCCCGAAGTGCTCGGAAGGAAAAGTGCTGAAAGGTAAAAATGCTTATGGCTGCAATCGTTGGAAAGAGGGGTGTGATTTTAGGCTGCCCTTTGTTTTTATGGAGAAAAAACTCACCGACAAACAGGTTGAACGTTTGCTTAAGAAAGGAGCTACCACAAAACTCAAAGGCTTTAAAATGGGTGATAAAAAGGTGGAGGGGATTTTACAGCTCACCAAAGATTGTAATATCGAGTTTGTAGATAAATCACCTGCCCCAAAGAAAACTGCTGATACAACACCCAAATGCCCCAAATGTGGCGGAACAATTATAAAAGGCAAAACTGCTTACGGTTGCAGCAACTGGAAAGAAGGTTGTGATTTTAAATTCTCGTTTGATGCCATTCGTGAAAAAGCTGCCGGACGCGAACTAACAAAAGAACTGGTGTTGGAGATTTTGCAGAGCAGCAAATAAGTCAATTTATATCTTTTATTGTCAGGATGAGCGGAGTCGAAGACTGTTCCTGTTACACTTCTATTTTGCTTAGTATGACTTCTGATTTTTTGAAATACTGTTGCAAATTAAAATCAAGCTATACGTCTTCCTCTTTCAAAAGCTGTTCGAAATAAGTAATCGTTTTTATTAATCCTTCCCGAAGCGGAATGCTAGGCTCCCAGCCATCCAGTTTTTCTTTAGCCAATGTAATATCCGGTTGACGTTGTGTGGGATCGTCTTGCGGTAATGGCAAGTGAACTATTTGGGATTTCGATCCGGTAATATCAATAATTTCACTGGCCAGTTCAAGCATTGTAAATTCTCCCGGATTACCAATATTTACCGGCCCGGTAAAATCATCGTCGGTTTTCATCATACGAATCATTCCTTCAATCAAATCGCTTACGTACTGAAAGCTTCGGGTTTGTTGTCCGTCGCCAAAAATGGTAATGTCTTTTCCCTGTAGGGCCTGCATAATAAAGTTCGAAACAACACGTCCGTCGTCCGGCTCCATTTTTGGACCATAGGTATTAAAAATGCGGATGATCTTTATCAGAACGTCGTTCTGAACGTGGTAGTTTACAAATAGCGATTCGGCGCAACGTTTTCCTTCATCGTAACACGAACGCACTCCAATGGGGTTTACATTTCCCCAGTATTCTTCGTTTTGAGGATGGATATCGGGCACACCATAAATTTCACTGGTTGATGCCTGTAGTATTTTGGCTTTTATACGTTTCGCCAATCCAAGCATGTTTATGGCACCCATTACCGACGTTTTGATGGTTTTTATGGGATTGTACTGATATTGAATTGGTGACGCCGGGCAAGCCAAATTGTAGATTTCATCTACCTCTATGTAAAAGGGCTGCGTAATATCGTGTCTTACCAGCTCAAAGTATGGATTTTCAAGCAAATGAATAATCTTTTGCTTTTTGCCGGTAAAATAGTTGTCCAAACAAATTACTTCGTTGCCATCGTTTAACAGCCTTTCGCAAAGGTGAGATCCAACAAATCCTGCTCCTCCGGTTACCAAAATTCGTTTCATATCATTTATTTTGTTTTTCTACCAATAGCAAAATATTTAACCCTAATCCTACATAACCTGTTCCTACTACAGAAATTTTCATAACTGATTTGTATTTTTTGAAGTGGATTTAATAGGCATGTCGATAATACTAATGAGTTTGACATTATCGGGCATAATTTATCGGTTACAACTGTTTTTATAATAAGGGAATAAAGATAGTTGAATTCCGCAGAAAGAATCAATGATAATAATTAGAATCCGTTTCTCAGTCCGTTTTTCCAAAATAGATTTATCCCGAAAATTGGGCATCATTATTAAAATGAAAGACTTAAAACAAATTAAAAAACAAAGAAATGCAGATCGTGAACTTTTGATAGTAAGTGATGTTTATTTACTAAATTTGATAGAAATCAACCGGCTTTGTGAAATTCCTTATTCCCGCAATATTAGTCTTTTCCATATTATCCTTTCAGTTTTCAGAACTGTTGGTTTTGGCGTCGTTCAAGATCAATCAGGATTACATTGCCAAAAATCTTTGTGTGGAAAAAGATGTAGAAGGATCAACTTGCCAGGGATGTTGCCAGTTGAAAAAAAGAATGGACGAACAGCAAGAGCATAAAAAGGAACTTCCACCACAGCAGACCGAAAAGCAGAATATTGATTTTTGTGTTCAATCCTCGGGGATAAATTTTGGTTTATATCCCACAATTGAAAATTTGATATTTAAATCTTCTTCCAAATATTCATTTATAAAGACTTTTAAGGTTTTTCATCCACCGAAATGTTACTGTTAAAATACGACCCCAAACGATAACTTAATTAGTAATACCGATTACTAAAAACACTAAGTCATTGATTCGATTACGCTCAATGAATTTGTTTTTATATATCGCCATTTTACCAATTTGAAAATAATGGCAGAATAGCCTAATCATTTTCATAATTGGTATAATAAATCATTTTGGAATGAAAAAGATCTTAACTAATTCCGGTATGAGAATGGTGTATCTGCTGTTATTTATATTGCTGGTACATTCTTCTTATTCGCAGGAAAAAACAATACAAATTATAGACGAAAAAACGGAAGCGGGGATTCCAGATGTACACTATCAGTACAACGAAATAAGGGGATTCTCGGATAAGAATGGTACGATCGTTTTGCAAATAGAAGAAGGAGTCGGGTTATTCCTGTCGCATCTGCAATACGGAAAAGTAGCCTTTAATTCTGAAGAAGTGGAGCAATTGGCAAACAAAGGAGTTATTGCATTGGAGCAATCTTCAACCTATTTGCCGGCCACAGTGGTTTTGGTGCATCCAAAAGCGGGCGACAATCGAAAAATGGAATTTACCGTGCAAAACAAACTGGCACATGATGCAGGAAATCTGTTAGAATCAGTACCGTCAATATCTACAATCAGGAAGAGTGGTGCTTATGGTTTCGATCCGGTGCTCCGTGGGTTTAAATACGATCAGATTAACCTGGTTCTGGATGGAAGTCAAACGGCTTCGGCAGCTTGTCCAAACCGAATGGACCCCGCTGCCAGTCAAATTCCCATTAACATGATTGCTGAGGCGGAAGTGCTAAAAGGACCGCACAGCCTGCGTTACGGAAATGCATTTGGCGGAACCATAAATTTTAAAAGTTCTTCGCCGGAGTTTAAAGAAAAAGCAACTCCTGTTGGTCGTGTGGGAACGAGTTATGAGAGTAACGGTAATATTTTCAGAACGGAAGGAGTGGCCGGAGTTTCAGGTTCAAAAGTTGATTTCCGCATGTTTGGTGCCTATTCAACTGGCGATGATTATACCGATGGCGATGGAATGGATATTGCAGCACAATTCAACCGTTTGAACTGGGGAGGAAAGCTGGGCGTAAAACTTAGTCAAACCCAAAATATTGGCGTGTTGGTTTCAAATAATATTGCCAAAGATGTTGATTTTCCGGCTTTGCCAATGGATTTGCGCGAAGACAACACATGGTTGGTAAATGCCAGTCATTCGGTAGTTTTTTACGATAAAGCGCTTTCATCGTGGAATACCAGCGTGTACGGAACCATGGTAGACCACCTGATGGATAATTACGACAAAGTACTTGATCCGCGAATGGCGGATGCCACAACGGATGCCAAAACGCGAAACTACGGTGGACGAACTGAAATGCGTTTTGATTTTGACAAAAGTTATCTTTATGCCGGTGTCGACTATCGTTTTGAGTCGGCCGATGGATATCGTGAGCGTTCTATGTTAATGGGGCCAATGGCCGGGAAAGTACTAACGGATAATGTTTGGCAGGATGCAGAAATAAATCGCACCGGATTTTTTGGTGAATGGCACATTGCCCGGCCGGGATTCCAGTTTGATGTTTCGGGGCGCCTCGATATCAATTCGTCAAAAGCCAATAATCCCGATCCGCGTTTTGAAGAAATCTATTCCGATCTGAAATCGTCACAGGTGCATCCGTCTCTAAGCGTTGGTGGAACACGATTGTTCAGCAAAAATATCTCGCTGGGATTGTGGGCGGGAATGGCCACGCGCAGTCCGGGAATTGCAGAACGCTACATCAATCAGTTCCCGATTGGGCTCGATCCGTACGAAATGTTGGGAAATCCTGATCTTGATCCTGAAATTAATAACCAACTAGATTTGGTTTTTCGCTATCAAACTGAAAAAACAAATATTAATATAAACTTGTTTACCTCGGTTTTACGTGATTATATTTCGTCGGAAATTCGTGAAGACCTGCAACCGGCCATGAATACCTCACCAGGTGTTCGTCAGTTTGTAAATATCAAAAAAGCGCTTATGACTGGCTTTGAAGCCAACTGGACACAGCAATATAGCACTTTCTTAAGTCACGATTTAGGACTGGTTTATACCTACGGCGAAAATCAGGAACTGGATGAACCACTGCCAGAGATTCCTCCGATGGAGTTTCATTACCGTTTGCTGGGGAATTTTGCAGATGGAAAAGTAAAGCCTGAAATCATGTTCAGACATGCCATGAAACAGGATCGCATTGCAACATCGTATGGCGAGAATGAAACACCAGCTTTTAGCGTTGTTGATGCAAAAGTATCTTGGTTAATGAATAAGATATTTACTGCTGCTGGTGGTGTGCAAAACTTATTTGATGAAGCTTATTACGAACACTTATCACGATCGGTTCGGGGAGCCACTGCCCGTCCAATTTACTCGCCCGGAAGAAGTTTTTATGTTACGCTAACCATTAGTTTTTTATAAGTAGAAAATAGTTGAACGTAGAATATTAATTGAAGAATTATTACGATCTGAATCATTAATGCATAAAAAAAATTCCGCTTCATTTTGAAGCGGAATTTTTTATGCTCAACTATTTCTGTCTATTTTTTTATTGCCGGAGTAGGAAAGGGTGGAGGTGTAACCTTTTTTACGCCTTTTTCTTTCACCATTTTTAGTACTTCTTTAACAGCACGTTCCAGCTGAGGATCTTTTCCTGCCTCAAGTGATTTAGTGTCTTGCTGTACCTCAATATCCGGTGCAACGCCTTTGTTTTCTGCAATCCATTCGTTGTTAACAGGATCGAAGACTGCGTTGTCGGGAGCGGTAAGAGCCCCGCCGTCAACCAGGCTGTAATGAACTGATGATTTTATCAAGCCTCCCCAGGTTGTTGAACCAATCAGTGGTCCGGCTTTTTGTTGGCGGAAAACCCATGGAAAGAAATCGCCACCGGAACCGCCTTTTTCATTAATCAATAAGGCTTTTGGTCCTAAAATACCAGCAGGCAGTTTGAATGGTTTTCCGTTTGGCACTTCGTTGGTGAGTGCTGCGCGTAGGTTGCGTGTCATCAGATCGACCATGTAATCGTCTAATAAACCACCACCGTTAAAACGTTCGTCAATTACAGCCCCCAATTTATCTTGTTGGGCAAAAAAGTACCGGTTAAACGAGATAAACCCGGGACTACTTGTGTTTGGCACCCAAATATAAGCCAGTTTCCCATCTGATAGTTCATCCACTTTTCGTCGGTTATCTTCTACCCATGCGCGTTGACGTAAAGCATTTTCGCTACGAATCGGTTTTACTGTTATTGTCCAGGCACTTTCAAAATCCGGTTTGTCGTTAATATGCAAAACAGTTTGTACTCCCGAAGTTCCATCTAAAAACTTAAAAGGGTTATCGGCTGCAGTCATTTCTTCACCATTTACGCCAACGATAAAATTACCTTCCGTAACTTTTAATCCGGGTTCTTCGAGAGGACTTGATAAACTAGGATTCCAGCTTTCGGTACTATAGATGCGTTCAATTTTCCATGCACCGTTTTTAGGTACAAGATCTGCTCCTAGCAGTCCAACTAAATTGCGTTCTGTATCCGGATAATCGCCACCCATAACAAAGCTATGGCCAACAGAAAGTTCCCCATTCATCTGATCGAGAATATAGGTAAGATCGGCACGGTGTTTAATAAATGGAATAAGCGGTGCATAACGTTCGTGCACTACATTCCAATCTCTTCCGTGAAGATTTGGATCGTAAAAGTAATCACGTTCGTAACGCCAGGCTTCCTCGAATATTTGGTGCCACTCTTTTGAACGGTCGAGTTTGGTTCGTAAACTTACTTTTAAGGTTTTTCCATCTTTACCTGAAGTTCCACTTGTTGATATAATTTTCCACGAAGAACCAACTCGTGCAAGCATTTTTTTTCCATCGTTTGATATGGTGAGGCTGCGTGCGCCGCTTACAAATTCTTTGGCTTCCTTATCTTCAAGAGTGAATTTTTGAATGGTTACCCCCGGCTGATTAGGAACTGATTCAGCGATAAAAACATTGCCTTCAGTACCGGTAAGTACTGCACGGTAATTTCTTTTAGGCATGGGTAAAGGAATAGTTCGCTCAGCAATATTTTCAAAGTCGATTTTTATCGACTCATCTTTTTCTTCATCATCTTTTTTCTTTTCCTTATTGTCTTCCTTTTTTACTGATTCTTTTTCTTCATCATCCTTTTTTACGTCTTCTTCATCGCTTTTTAGTTTGAATGGCGAATCTTCGTCTTTCTGAAGATTTACGGCATATACACTGTATTTTGCATTTGCTGCCATCGAGCTGGTGTTTGCCCAGCCTGAACCTAGCGCCAAATCGGTACTTGCTAGGAAGTAGAAATGCTTTTTGTCTTTATCCCAGGCAGGAGAAAAGGCGTCGGCAAATGTGTTGGTTACTTTGTGTATTGTTTTGTCGGTGAGCGACCAAATAGTAATCTGCCTGAAATTATTTGATGCAGTTTTTGCATAAGCGAGCCACTTTGAATCGGGCGACCAGGTGAGGCCCATGCTGCCACGTTCCAGGTTATTGCCACCAATATCAATGGTTTCAATGG
Proteins encoded in this region:
- a CDS encoding PDZ domain-containing protein encodes the protein MQKLALLMMFLAMGFLSFSQETRLLRQPTISDTHVAFTYGGDIWVSDLASNNTIRLTSTGAVESQPCFSPDGKTIAFNSNRSGVTSVYTVPVEGGTPTRITWHPSGATVRGWSPDGEKILFTSLRETAPSTFGRLWTIPKDGGPASLLTKQFGNDGSFSPDAKKIVIDRVTRWDIEWRDYRGGQNKPLVILDLKDFSEEFIPNEKTTDIQPLWLGDKIYFISDRDFVANIWSYSPETKQLEQLTSFEGADVKWLSGKNNQLVFEREGYLHLFNLKTKEIKKLTINVVGDFPWAETKWEDVSSSARSASLSPTGKRAIFEARGEIFTVPEENGDTRNITQSSAVADRTPIWSPEGDQLAWFSDKNGEGYALLIANQNGLEEPKSISIGESKLGWEPTWSPNGKFIAFTDDDVRIRVLNIENETIETIDIGGNNLERGSMGLTWSPDSKWLAYAKTASNNFRQITIWSLTDKTIHKVTNTFADAFSPAWDKDKKHFYFLASTDLALGSGWANTSSMAANAKYSVYAVNLQKDEDSPFKLKSDEEDVKKDDEEKESVKKEDNKEKKKDDEEKDESIKIDFENIAERTIPLPMPKRNYRAVLTGTEGNVFIAESVPNQPGVTIQKFTLEDKEAKEFVSGARSLTISNDGKKMLARVGSSWKIISTSGTSGKDGKTLKVSLRTKLDRSKEWHQIFEEAWRYERDYFYDPNLHGRDWNVVHERYAPLIPFIKHRADLTYILDQMNGELSVGHSFVMGGDYPDTERNLVGLLGADLVPKNGAWKIERIYSTESWNPSLSSPLEEPGLKVTEGNFIVGVNGEEMTAADNPFKFLDGTSGVQTVLHINDKPDFESAWTITVKPIRSENALRQRAWVEDNRRKVDELSDGKLAYIWVPNTSSPGFISFNRYFFAQQDKLGAVIDERFNGGGLLDDYMVDLMTRNLRAALTNEVPNGKPFKLPAGILGPKALLINEKGGSGGDFFPWVFRQQKAGPLIGSTTWGGLIKSSVHYSLVDGGALTAPDNAVFDPVNNEWIAENKGVAPDIEVQQDTKSLEAGKDPQLERAVKEVLKMVKEKGVKKVTPPPFPTPAIKK